CGCGATGAGCGTCAGAACGAAATGCCGCTGCGCCATGTCGAGGTGCGCACAGGGTTCGTCCAGCAACCACAGGCAGCGTGACTGTGGTTCAGTGCTGCTGAGTGGACGGCCGAGCTGATACAGCGAGCGCGCAAGCTGCACGCGCATTTGCTCGCCGAGCGAGAGCGTCGCGTAGTCGCGCCCGCGCCACTCGGCAGCATGACATTCGGCCAGCGCGGCAGCGACAGCCTCTGCGTCCGGCGCATCAAAAGGCTGGCCGAGCGCGACGTAATCGGCCACGCTCAGCGCAAATGGCACCGCTGGCTCACTCGCGTTGAGTGCTCGTCGCCCGGCAAGCTCCGCAGCAGACCATGCTGTGAGTGGACGGCCGTGCAGTTCGATGCACCCGCCGGTCAGTGGCAGCTCGCCTGCCAGCGTTGCCACCAGCGTACTCTTGCCAGCACCGTTGGCGCCGAGCAGCGCGAGAATTCGTCCGCTGCGGAGAGCGAAACTGATGTTCCGCAACAGCATTGTGCCGCCGACGCGCACGCCGATCGCGTCAACCGTCAGCAGTGGTGTTACCAATGCGCTCATGCGCGCTCCACCCTGCGCGTGACCAGTGACACCAGTAGCGGTACGCCGAGCACGGCCGTGATGGCACCGACGGGCAACTCAATCGGCGGTGCGATGGAGCGCGCAATCACATCTGCCAGCACGCAGAGCAGCGCACCGATCAGCGTCGCCAGTGGCAGCACGACACGCGGCGAAGAGCCGGCCGCGAGCCGCGCGATATGCGGGGCCGCAAGCCCGACAAAGCCGACGCCGCCGCAAAACGCGGTGATCACCGCGACCATCGCGGCGGTGATGAGTGCGACGCGAACGCGCAGCTGTTGAACGTTGACGCCCACGGTTCGCGCCGCGCGCTCGCCGAGCGCGAGTGCCGCCAGCGCATTGGCCTGAACCCCCAGCGCAACGCCGCCGAGCGCCGTGCAGACAACCATCGCTATGACCACTGGCCAGTCAAGCGACGCAAAGCTGCCCAGCATCCAGAACGAGAGTGTTTTCAGTTGCCCTTCGGAGGCCAGCGCTGTCAACAGCGCAAGGCCGGCGGCGCAGGCCGCATTGATCGCGATGCCCAGCAGCAACAGCGTCACGGTGCCGCCAGCCATCGGCGCCGCCCCACGATGTACAACCAACAACATGCCGGCAATCGCCACGCCTGCACCGATCAGGGCGCCAATCCAGAGGGCTGCCCCCGCGCCGACAACGATCAGCGCGATGGCCGCGCCCAGCCCGGCTGCCGCCGGTACCCCGAGCAGGCCGGGGTCAGCGAGAGGGTTGCGGAACAGCGCCTGCAGCGCCGCGCCCGCCAGTGCGAACGCCGCACCGCCAGCGCAGGCCGCGATCACACGCGGCGCGCGAAGTTGCGTCAGAACCGACCATTCAGCCTCGTTCAGGTGCCCGCTCAGCAGTTTGCCAATCGCCAGCGGATAGGCACCGACCACCAGTGACAGTAGCATTGCGGCCACGAGCAACACGGCTACGACCAGCGCGGCGCGGGGCAAGGTATTTCCGCCAGGCGTCATGTGGTCCGACGAGTGTCGTGTGACCTACCCCGCAAGATGCGCCTCTACCTTCGCCGCGACGAGCTCCGGCTGGTCGTGCTGCAGCATGTGGCCAGCGCCAGCGATGACTTCAAAGCGGATGTCGTGGAAGGCCGCCAGGCGCGAGGCGAAGCTGCCTGGCGCATGACCGTCGCGTGTCTCCGGCACAAAGCTCTCGTCGGAGTAGCCCACCCACTTCTTGGCGTCCGATTCGCTGGCACCGAGCCAGAGCGTTGGTGCAGTAACCCGCTGCCAGATGCTGATCACTTCGTCGAGCCGGTAGACGGTCGGGAACGGCAACTTGTGTGCTGGGTCGGCACGCAAATGCCAGCGACCGTCGTCCTTCTGTTCGGCCCAGTGCGCGGCGAGCCACAAGGCACGCTCACGAGTCAGGCGGGCATTGTTCTTCTGTAAGCGGTCGGCGACGCGCTCCAGTGTTTCGTAAGACGACAGCGTGGCGCCCGTCTTGATGGCGTCCAGCCATTCGACATACCGCGCCGCCGCCTTTGACGGCGGCGTTGACGGAATGCCGAAGCCGTCGAGCGAGACCAACCGCTTGACGCGCTCGGGCCGCAGGCCGGCGTAGAGGCAGCACACGTTGCCACCAAGGCTGTGGCCGACCAGATGCATCGGCGCGTTCGGGCTGAAGTGATCCAGCACCGCCTCAAGATCGGCGACGTATTCCGGGAACCAGTAGCCGCCGGCGGCTTCACGCGACGGCTCGGTGCCGCCGTAACCGCGCTGGTCGGGTGCGATCACGTACCAGTCGCGTGCCATCGCATCCACC
This is a stretch of genomic DNA from Casimicrobium huifangae. It encodes these proteins:
- a CDS encoding alpha/beta fold hydrolase — translated: MSEYQAHKPFTRHRIPVRSHTAEVLTWGNPAHEPVLMLHGWMDVAASFQFLVDAMARDWYVIAPDQRGYGGTEPSREAAGGYWFPEYVADLEAVLDHFSPNAPMHLVGHSLGGNVCCLYAGLRPERVKRLVSLDGFGIPSTPPSKAAARYVEWLDAIKTGATLSSYETLERVADRLQKNNARLTRERALWLAAHWAEQKDDGRWHLRADPAHKLPFPTVYRLDEVISIWQRVTAPTLWLGASESDAKKWVGYSDESFVPETRDGHAPGSFASRLAAFHDIRFEVIAGAGHMLQHDQPELVAAKVEAHLAG
- a CDS encoding ABC transporter ATP-binding protein: MSALVTPLLTVDAIGVRVGGTMLLRNISFALRSGRILALLGANGAGKSTLVATLAGELPLTGGCIELHGRPLTAWSAAELAGRRALNASEPAVPFALSVADYVALGQPFDAPDAEAVAAALAECHAAEWRGRDYATLSLGEQMRVQLARSLYQLGRPLSSTEPQSRCLWLLDEPCAHLDMAQRHFVLTLIARIAREREWAVVFSTHDPMEAQLIADHALLLQKGEVLAFAEANEALTEANLSACYGRSVALRPAFVAV
- a CDS encoding FecCD family ABC transporter permease — encoded protein: MTPGGNTLPRAALVVAVLLVAAMLLSLVVGAYPLAIGKLLSGHLNEAEWSVLTQLRAPRVIAACAGGAAFALAGAALQALFRNPLADPGLLGVPAAAGLGAAIALIVVGAGAALWIGALIGAGVAIAGMLLVVHRGAAPMAGGTVTLLLLGIAINAACAAGLALLTALASEGQLKTLSFWMLGSFASLDWPVVIAMVVCTALGGVALGVQANALAALALGERAARTVGVNVQQLRVRVALITAAMVAVITAFCGGVGFVGLAAPHIARLAAGSSPRVVLPLATLIGALLCVLADVIARSIAPPIELPVGAITAVLGVPLLVSLVTRRVERA